In a genomic window of Zingiber officinale cultivar Zhangliang chromosome 9B, Zo_v1.1, whole genome shotgun sequence:
- the LOC122023207 gene encoding uncharacterized protein At2g29880-like, with product MDAEKVFEVGGNDCNAYFKWTTEMDGVMLEVLKKQKSKGQKEDRAFSAEAYRKVVEEINDKFSLNINKTKVMNRLKTLKEQMVLSKEIELKSGIGWNDSFKTFEAPLEVWKSLIKANPRYKNIKGKSLHHLEILREIYEKDVATGAQDESAREKVQRWEREETHITIDEIDEMQANNHVYLDKFSTFDFESVPSTPGSQFGISNPFVPNASVAKGKKRKAPMTNEYSSQLNEVSSAMKDIAQAILNTNTQVWKPAEIYEAVAKLGLEVDKLFEAVELLNEHPNLIGVFFCFPEELRLQWLAKKLSW from the exons ATGGATGCTGAAAAAGTTTTTGAAGTGGGAGGAAATGATTGTAATGCATACTTTAAGTGGACCACAGAAATGGATGGTGTGATGCTTGAAGTTCTTAAGAAGCAAAAGAGTAAGGGTCAAAAGGAAGATAGAGCTTTTTCTGCTGAAGCATATAGGAAGGTGGTAGAGgaaattaatgataaattttctTTGAACATCAACAAAACCAAAGTGATGAATCGTCTCAAAACTCTTAAAGAACAAATGGTGCTATCAAAAGAAATTGAGTTGAAAAGTGGAATAGGATGGAatgattcttttaaaacatttgagGCTCCTCTAGAGGTGTGGAAATCTCTGATAAAG GCCAATCCAAGGTACAAAAATATCAAAGGAAAATCCCTTCATCACTTGGAGATTCTCAGAGAGATATATGAGAAAGATGTAGCAACTGGAGCTCAAGATGAGAGTGCTAGAGAAAAAGTACAAAGGTGGGAAAGGGAGGAGACTCATATTACTATTGACGAAATTGATGAGATGCAAGCAAACAATCATGTTTATTTGGATAAGTTTTCTACCTTTGATTTTGAAAGTGTGCCATCAACACCGGGATCACAATTTGGAATATCAAATCCTTTTGTACCTAATGCTTCAGTTGCGAAAGGTAAAAAAAGAAAAGCACCAATGACAAATGAGTACTCATCCCAATTAAATGAGGTGTCTTCGGCAATGAAAGATATTGCACAAGCTATTTTAAATACAAACACTCAAGTTTGGAAGCCTGCAGAAATATATGAAGCAGTAGCTAAATTGGGTTTGGAGGTTGACAAACTTTTTGAAGCTGTTGAATTGCTAAATGAACATCCTAATCTTATTggagtttttttttgtttcccaGAAGAGCTACGCTTGCAATGGTTAGCTAAAAAGTTAAGTTGGTGA